One genomic segment of Terriglobia bacterium includes these proteins:
- a CDS encoding DUF3365 domain-containing protein produces MKLIIKFNLVLLLVFAIGFVVVGYFSNRLLQRNAKQEILENARIMMEAALAVRAYTSNQIKPLLDTQLKYSFLPQSVPAYSANEYFNQLRKTFPDYSYKEATLNPTNPVNRATDWEADIIRYFRQTPTQTEEVGERDTPNGRVLYIARALKLKDAKCLACHDTPELAPRTLIERYGSANGFGWKLNDVITAQIVSAPMQLPVQRARTAFTGFMVSVAAVFTAIFLALNAMLVLLVTRPVQRLSHIADEVSLGNMDAPKFQLSGNDEIAKLSQSFGRMRKSMAEALKMLETP; encoded by the coding sequence ATGAAACTGATCATCAAATTCAACCTCGTACTGCTGCTTGTTTTCGCCATCGGCTTCGTGGTGGTGGGTTACTTCAGCAACCGCCTGCTACAGCGCAACGCCAAACAGGAAATCCTGGAGAACGCGCGCATCATGATGGAAGCCGCGCTGGCGGTTCGTGCCTACACCAGCAACCAGATCAAGCCGCTGCTGGATACGCAGCTCAAGTATTCGTTCCTGCCGCAATCCGTGCCGGCCTACTCGGCCAACGAGTACTTCAATCAACTGCGCAAGACGTTTCCTGATTACTCCTACAAAGAGGCGACCCTGAATCCCACCAATCCGGTCAACCGGGCGACCGACTGGGAAGCCGACATCATTCGCTATTTCCGCCAGACGCCCACCCAGACGGAAGAAGTCGGCGAACGCGATACACCCAACGGCAGGGTGCTGTACATAGCCCGCGCCTTGAAACTCAAGGATGCGAAATGCCTGGCCTGTCACGACACGCCCGAGTTAGCCCCTCGGACGCTGATCGAGCGCTATGGCAGCGCCAACGGCTTCGGCTGGAAACTGAATGACGTGATCACCGCGCAGATTGTGTCGGCGCCCATGCAATTGCCGGTGCAGCGCGCACGGACTGCCTTCACCGGATTCATGGTTTCGGTGGCGGCGGTCTTCACGGCCATCTTCCTGGCGCTCAACGCCATGCTCGTCCTGCTGGTCACGCGCCCGGTACAACGGTTGTCCCACATCGCCGACGAGGTCAGCCTGGGCAACATGGATGCGCCCAAGTTCCAGTTGTCCGGCAACGATGAAATCGCCAAGTTGTCGCAATCATTCGGCCGCATGCGCAAGAGCATGGCCGAGGCGCTCAAGATGTTGGAAACCCCGTAA